In one Ralstonia pickettii genomic region, the following are encoded:
- a CDS encoding PAS domain-containing protein yields the protein MKLTLKSQAAIMATVISVTVVSLFGWSQREPIRREVMAQIKVQQTALVKESAEDLQKRLDTYLGVLERTAQQMRSVRFDTPAQEAAFYQSIQPASGLFDGVFLASAEGKVTAATVRRASVVGIDISDRDYFRQVMVVDQPTISAPLRNRVGSEPIVILAAPVHDQDGNLVGLIGASLYLLKPNFLGDLRDMRVGQTGHVYLATQGDNPVYIVHPEADKTLAPLDADPTAAAAFRADPDALPERGGDVATRQDIIAAGWTLAAVLPGAEANRQLFLMRQRFRWSLLVLAALIGVSVWAAMLWLLRPLGRLHAAMTQLSATDLRNAPPLERLGASAEIDAVSTAFHKLMGEVVRQRAELEAVNDASPLGLFRSDVDGRTVYTNEAYRRLLGATHEEALADVWLARLHPDDRDAIMAGWRDALARGAGYHAEQRVIVPGLGERLLVVTTAPVRVDGEVVGHVGAMEDITVRARAQQASRVLTKILDSTTDFVAQSDIQGNVTYMNPAGRRFAGIALDANLQGLTVADFYPPETMGWLREVAVPAAARDGVWIGETTARGAEGQVVPINHMIIAHRDPAGRMEYFSSVMRDITQDKAAKEALQRSRETLQTVTDALPALVAFIDTDERFRFLNAAYEKAYGRSAASMLGQTLREVVGDDAYSLLRDALRRALGGETMVFERELRGRDLYRCEEVSYLPQFDAQGRVAGVHSVTLDITERKKQELRLRALTTTDHLTGLANRAGFEERLLAALDQARVTGSTGALLLVDLDGFKVVNDTHGHAVGDALLRTFAQRLARAVRPYDGVARFGGDEFAVILEHLSHPDDAKTVAANILSACNKPFRWREAMVQVGASIGIATFDARTLAQSVVFEAADEALYEAKSRGKGLFVSADELSAG from the coding sequence ATGAAACTGACCCTGAAGTCGCAGGCGGCCATCATGGCGACCGTCATCAGCGTGACGGTGGTGAGCCTGTTCGGCTGGTCGCAACGCGAGCCGATCCGCCGCGAGGTGATGGCGCAGATCAAGGTGCAGCAGACGGCCTTGGTCAAGGAGTCGGCGGAAGACCTCCAGAAGCGCCTGGACACGTACCTGGGCGTGCTCGAACGCACCGCGCAGCAGATGCGCTCCGTGCGGTTCGACACGCCCGCGCAGGAAGCGGCGTTCTACCAATCCATCCAGCCGGCCAGCGGCCTGTTCGACGGCGTGTTCCTGGCCTCGGCTGAGGGCAAGGTGACAGCCGCGACGGTGCGCCGCGCGAGCGTGGTCGGCATCGACATTTCCGATCGGGATTATTTCAGGCAGGTCATGGTGGTTGACCAGCCGACAATCTCCGCGCCGCTGCGCAACCGCGTGGGCAGCGAGCCCATCGTCATCCTGGCCGCGCCCGTGCATGATCAGGACGGCAATCTCGTCGGGCTGATCGGCGCGTCGCTGTACCTGCTCAAGCCGAACTTTCTGGGCGACCTGCGCGACATGCGCGTGGGGCAGACCGGCCATGTCTACCTGGCGACGCAAGGTGACAACCCCGTCTATATCGTGCACCCCGAGGCCGACAAGACGCTCGCGCCGCTCGATGCCGATCCGACGGCAGCCGCGGCCTTCCGCGCGGACCCGGATGCGCTGCCTGAGCGTGGCGGCGACGTGGCCACCAGGCAAGACATCATCGCGGCCGGCTGGACCCTCGCTGCCGTGTTGCCCGGCGCCGAAGCCAACCGGCAGCTCTTCCTCATGCGGCAGCGTTTTCGCTGGTCGCTGCTGGTGCTGGCGGCGCTGATCGGCGTGTCAGTCTGGGCGGCGATGCTGTGGCTGCTGCGCCCGCTTGGCCGGCTGCATGCCGCCATGACGCAGCTCTCTGCCACGGACTTGCGCAATGCGCCGCCGCTTGAGCGGCTCGGTGCTTCAGCGGAAATCGACGCGGTGTCGACGGCGTTTCACAAGCTGATGGGCGAGGTCGTTCGCCAGCGCGCCGAACTGGAAGCCGTGAACGATGCCTCGCCACTCGGGTTGTTTCGCTCGGATGTGGACGGCCGGACTGTTTATACCAACGAGGCGTATCGCCGCCTGCTCGGTGCCACGCACGAAGAGGCACTGGCCGACGTGTGGCTTGCGCGCCTGCATCCGGACGACCGCGATGCCATCATGGCCGGCTGGCGCGATGCGCTCGCGCGGGGGGCCGGCTACCACGCCGAGCAGCGCGTGATCGTGCCGGGCCTTGGCGAGCGGTTGCTCGTCGTTACGACCGCACCGGTGCGGGTGGACGGCGAGGTCGTGGGCCACGTTGGGGCCATGGAAGACATCACCGTCCGGGCACGGGCGCAACAGGCGTCGCGCGTGTTGACCAAGATCCTCGACTCCACCACCGACTTTGTTGCGCAGAGCGACATACAGGGCAACGTCACCTACATGAATCCGGCCGGCCGCCGCTTTGCCGGCATTGCGCTGGATGCCAATCTCCAAGGCCTGACCGTTGCGGATTTCTACCCACCCGAGACGATGGGCTGGCTGCGCGAGGTGGCCGTGCCTGCGGCGGCGCGCGATGGCGTCTGGATTGGCGAAACGACCGCGCGAGGTGCCGAGGGCCAGGTCGTACCGATCAACCACATGATCATCGCGCACCGCGATCCCGCTGGGCGCATGGAGTATTTCTCGTCTGTCATGCGTGACATCACGCAGGACAAGGCCGCCAAGGAAGCGCTGCAGCGCAGCCGCGAAACGCTGCAGACCGTGACGGATGCGCTGCCCGCGCTGGTGGCCTTCATCGACACCGACGAACGCTTCCGCTTCCTGAATGCCGCCTACGAGAAAGCGTACGGACGCTCAGCCGCGAGCATGCTCGGACAGACGCTGCGTGAAGTCGTGGGTGACGACGCCTACAGCCTCCTTCGTGATGCGTTGCGGCGCGCGCTGGGCGGCGAGACGATGGTCTTCGAGCGCGAACTCCGCGGCCGCGATCTGTACCGCTGCGAAGAGGTCAGCTACCTTCCGCAGTTCGACGCGCAAGGCCGCGTGGCCGGCGTGCATTCCGTCACGCTCGACATCACGGAGCGCAAGAAACAGGAGCTGCGCCTGCGCGCGCTGACGACCACCGACCACCTCACTGGCCTGGCCAACCGCGCCGGCTTTGAAGAGCGTTTGCTGGCGGCGCTCGACCAGGCGCGTGTGACCGGATCCACCGGCGCGCTGCTGCTGGTCGACCTCGACGGCTTCAAGGTCGTCAACGACACGCACGGACATGCCGTGGGCGATGCGCTGCTGCGGACCTTCGCGCAGCGCTTGGCACGGGCGGTGCGCCCGTATGACGGCGTGGCGCGCTTTGGCGGCGACGAGTTCGCCGTCATCCTCGAGCACCTGTCGCACCCGGACGACGCCAAGACGGTTGCGGCCAATATCCTCTCCGCATGCAACAAGCCGTTTCGCTGGCGTGAGGCGATGGTGCAGGTGGGCGCGAGCATCGGTATCGCGACTTTCGACGCGCGCACGCTGGCGCAGAGCGTCGTTTTCGAAGCCGCCGATGAGGCGCTGTATGAAGCCAAATCGCGCGGCAAGGGATTGTTTGTCAGCGCCGACGAGCTGTCGGCGGGCTGA
- a CDS encoding ABC transporter substrate-binding protein: protein MQKMIKRLLLTAVAAGAAIATGTTFAAQDIKIGVAEALSGGAAQYGVAIRNGFQLAADEINAAGGINGSKIALVIEDEQGKKEEAINVFKKLIFQDKVAMVFGPTLSNSAQAADPIAQASKTVAFGTSNTADGITSIGDFVFRNSVTEADVLPATIQTVVKKAGVKKVAVLYGNDDVFTKSGYDNFKKALEDLKIPVTTTETFAKGDVDFKAQLTKIKATNPDAIVLSALIAEGGPIMVQARQLGLNVPVIGGNGMNSVKVFDLAKDKSDNLWVGSPWSIENHTPENSKFITAYTTKYKAAPDQFAAQAYDAMYIASKALKTVKFSGNLEADRKAIRDALPAVKHTGATGAFAFRQVTARGKPAGYDAVQTPIVSVTKNGKYTIEK from the coding sequence ATGCAAAAAATGATCAAACGGCTGCTGTTGACGGCAGTGGCTGCGGGGGCGGCAATCGCAACGGGCACGACATTCGCGGCCCAGGACATCAAGATCGGTGTGGCCGAAGCGCTGTCGGGCGGTGCAGCCCAATACGGCGTGGCCATCCGCAACGGCTTCCAGCTGGCGGCTGATGAGATCAACGCTGCAGGCGGCATCAACGGCAGCAAGATCGCGCTGGTGATCGAAGACGAGCAGGGCAAGAAGGAAGAGGCCATCAACGTCTTCAAGAAGCTGATCTTCCAGGACAAGGTGGCGATGGTGTTCGGCCCCACGCTGTCCAACTCGGCACAGGCGGCCGATCCGATCGCGCAGGCGTCCAAGACGGTGGCCTTTGGTACCTCCAACACCGCAGACGGCATCACCAGCATCGGCGATTTCGTCTTCCGCAATTCCGTGACCGAAGCCGATGTGCTGCCGGCCACCATCCAGACCGTTGTGAAGAAGGCCGGCGTGAAGAAGGTGGCCGTGCTCTACGGCAACGACGACGTCTTCACCAAGAGCGGCTACGACAACTTCAAGAAGGCGCTTGAAGACCTGAAGATTCCGGTGACGACCACCGAAACGTTCGCCAAGGGCGATGTCGATTTCAAGGCGCAGCTCACCAAAATCAAGGCGACGAACCCGGATGCAATCGTGCTGTCCGCGCTGATTGCGGAGGGTGGTCCGATCATGGTGCAGGCGCGCCAGCTTGGCCTGAACGTGCCGGTCATCGGCGGCAACGGCATGAACTCGGTCAAGGTGTTCGACCTGGCCAAGGACAAATCCGACAACCTGTGGGTGGGCAGCCCGTGGTCGATCGAGAACCACACGCCCGAGAACAGCAAGTTCATCACCGCCTACACCACCAAGTACAAGGCAGCGCCGGACCAGTTTGCGGCGCAGGCGTATGACGCCATGTACATCGCGAGCAAGGCGCTGAAGACGGTCAAGTTCAGCGGCAACCTCGAAGCCGACCGCAAGGCGATCCGCGATGCACTGCCGGCAGTCAAGCACACCGGCGCGACGGGCGCGTTTGCCTTCCGCCAGGTCACCGCGCGTGGCAAGCCGGCCGGCTACGACGCCGTGCAGACGCCGATCGTGAGCGTGACCAAGAACGGCAAGTACACGATCGAGAAGTAA
- a CDS encoding branched-chain amino acid ABC transporter permease, which translates to MLEQQLVNALSLGCVYALFALGFTLVFGILGVINLSHGAVFMLGAYAALQVVLHFELPLWAALAVGFVVSGVAGLIIDVLLLRPLRRRNAPHLIPMIATIGAGIAINNAMQGVFGAENLRFPAGLVSDASLDLGGIHLTPLELSIIVLSFALMAALMLLLKRTQLGRALRAIAESPKAAALLGINVEGLFLLTSFAAAALGGLSGVLIGLYSNAVFPLMGQPMLHKGIAVIILGGLGDIRGAMLGGLFLGFAEVLSVAYIGSTMRDAVAFGLLFLILLVRPQGLFGKVLERKA; encoded by the coding sequence ATGCTGGAACAGCAACTCGTCAATGCGCTGTCGCTCGGGTGCGTGTATGCGTTGTTCGCCCTGGGGTTCACGCTGGTTTTCGGCATCCTGGGCGTGATCAACCTGTCGCACGGCGCGGTCTTCATGCTCGGTGCCTATGCGGCGCTGCAGGTCGTTCTCCACTTCGAACTGCCGCTGTGGGCGGCGCTGGCCGTCGGCTTTGTCGTGAGCGGGGTGGCCGGACTCATCATCGACGTGCTGCTGCTGCGCCCACTGCGCCGCCGCAACGCGCCGCACCTGATTCCGATGATCGCCACCATCGGCGCGGGCATCGCCATCAACAACGCCATGCAGGGCGTGTTCGGGGCGGAAAACCTGCGCTTCCCGGCCGGGCTCGTGTCGGATGCCTCGCTGGATCTGGGCGGCATCCACCTCACCCCGCTGGAGCTGAGCATCATCGTGCTGTCGTTCGCACTGATGGCCGCGCTCATGCTGCTGCTCAAGCGCACGCAACTCGGCCGCGCGCTGCGCGCGATTGCGGAGTCGCCGAAAGCCGCCGCGCTGCTGGGCATCAATGTCGAAGGCCTGTTCCTGCTGACCTCGTTTGCAGCGGCTGCGCTGGGCGGGTTGTCGGGTGTGCTGATCGGCTTGTACTCCAACGCGGTATTCCCGTTGATGGGTCAGCCGATGCTGCACAAGGGCATCGCGGTCATCATCCTCGGCGGCCTGGGCGATATTCGCGGCGCGATGCTGGGCGGGTTGTTCCTCGGGTTTGCCGAGGTGCTGTCGGTGGCCTACATCGGCTCGACCATGCGCGACGCCGTGGCGTTCGGTCTGCTGTTCCTGATCCTGCTGGTGCGGCCGCAAGGGCTGTTCGGCAAGGTGCTGGAACGCAAGGCATAA
- a CDS encoding branched-chain amino acid ABC transporter permease, whose product MEWFDNFWSVYSNLVLTLGINALLALSIYLTLSCGLLAMANAAFMGIGAYTAALLTMNAEMPFSVALLGGMAAPAVVAVVIGRPTLRLSGVYLAMATLGFGEVVRVLILNTENWTGGALGLNGIPQLTEWWHVAVAVLATLFVLARMRRSKVGRAFEAIKEDETAAGLMGINVAGTKLLAFTLGAAIAGLAGALNAHLTFFIGPNEFGFDRGVEILTMTILGGTNGLTGPVLGSLILSLLPELLRAFKDFRLVVNGVILMVIVLFLPKGIWDPARFARWFGIKRGGTMPGTGATPAASNESH is encoded by the coding sequence ATGGAATGGTTCGACAACTTCTGGTCGGTCTACAGCAACCTGGTGCTGACGCTGGGCATCAATGCATTGCTGGCGCTGTCCATTTACCTGACGCTGTCGTGCGGCTTGCTGGCGATGGCGAATGCGGCCTTCATGGGCATTGGCGCCTACACGGCGGCGCTGCTGACGATGAACGCCGAGATGCCGTTTTCCGTCGCGCTGCTGGGCGGCATGGCGGCGCCGGCCGTGGTGGCCGTGGTCATCGGGCGGCCGACCCTGCGTCTTTCGGGCGTGTATCTGGCCATGGCGACGCTGGGTTTCGGTGAGGTCGTGCGCGTGCTGATCCTGAACACCGAGAACTGGACCGGCGGCGCGCTGGGCCTGAACGGCATTCCGCAATTGACCGAGTGGTGGCATGTGGCGGTGGCCGTGCTGGCGACGCTGTTCGTGCTGGCGCGCATGCGTCGCTCGAAGGTGGGCCGCGCATTCGAGGCCATCAAGGAAGACGAAACCGCTGCAGGGCTTATGGGCATCAACGTGGCCGGCACCAAGCTGCTGGCCTTCACGCTGGGTGCGGCCATCGCCGGGTTGGCCGGTGCACTGAATGCGCACCTCACGTTCTTCATCGGCCCGAACGAATTCGGCTTCGATCGCGGCGTCGAAATTTTGACGATGACGATTTTGGGCGGCACGAACGGCCTGACCGGCCCGGTGCTCGGCAGCCTGATCCTGTCATTGCTGCCCGAGCTGCTGCGTGCGTTCAAGGATTTCCGCCTGGTCGTCAATGGCGTGATCCTGATGGTGATCGTCCTGTTCCTGCCCAAGGGCATTTGGGATCCGGCGCGTTTCGCGCGCTGGTTCGGCATCAAGCGCGGCGGCACCATGCCTGGCACGGGCGCCACCCCGGCTGCTTCCAATGAATCGCACTGA
- a CDS encoding ABC transporter ATP-binding protein: MLKLTSISKRFGGLSVLQDVNIEVPQGSIFGLIGPNGAGKTTVFNLITGLLAPTGGSLTFNGDNLVGKKPHQITQMGIARTFQNIRIFKEMTLLENVVVGMHRHLDYGAPGLLLSLPKYRAAERRARDRALELLSWVKLDHKAHDIADNLSYGDQRKLELARALATEPKLLLLDEPVAGMNTGEKVDLMAEIENIKARGYTIFMIEHDMRFVMGLCERIAVLNFGRIIAEGPPEAIRNDPQVIEAYLGRDDDDDANGDAPQKETA, from the coding sequence ATGCTGAAACTCACCTCCATTTCCAAGCGCTTTGGCGGCCTGTCGGTCTTGCAGGACGTCAACATTGAAGTGCCGCAAGGCAGCATCTTCGGCTTGATCGGTCCGAACGGCGCCGGCAAGACGACGGTGTTCAATCTGATCACGGGCCTGCTGGCACCCACCGGTGGCTCGCTCACGTTCAACGGCGATAACCTGGTCGGCAAGAAGCCGCACCAGATCACCCAGATGGGCATCGCGCGCACGTTCCAGAACATCCGCATCTTCAAGGAGATGACGCTGCTGGAAAACGTGGTGGTCGGCATGCACCGGCATCTCGACTACGGCGCGCCGGGCCTGCTGCTGTCGCTGCCGAAGTACCGCGCTGCCGAGCGCCGCGCGCGCGACCGTGCGCTGGAACTGCTCTCCTGGGTCAAGCTCGACCACAAGGCGCATGACATTGCCGACAACCTCTCGTACGGCGACCAGCGCAAGCTTGAACTCGCGCGGGCCTTGGCCACCGAGCCCAAGCTGCTGCTGCTCGACGAGCCCGTCGCCGGCATGAACACCGGCGAGAAGGTCGACCTGATGGCCGAGATCGAAAACATCAAGGCGCGCGGCTACACGATCTTCATGATCGAGCACGACATGCGTTTCGTGATGGGCCTGTGCGAGCGCATTGCGGTGCTGAACTTCGGCCGCATCATCGCAGAGGGGCCGCCAGAGGCGATCCGCAACGACCCGCAAGTCATCGAGGCGTACCTGGGCCGCGATGACGACGATGACGCGAACGGCGATGCCCCGCAGAAGGAGACGGCATGA
- a CDS encoding ABC transporter ATP-binding protein, with translation MTTLLEVKGLDVSYGHIAAVKGIDFALKAGEITSLVGANGAGKSTTLLALSGLIPKSQGNVRGQILFEGEDVTQWSAHKRVERGIVQVAEGRATLTTMTVRENLELGAYTRNARKDRGQIASDLERVFHLFPRLKERIDGLAGNLSGGEQQMLAIGRALMARPRVLLLDEPSMGLAPIIVQEIFRILRTINAEGLTIFLVEQNVRQALKIAQHGYVLETGEIVLADSGKNLLGNPRVLEAYLGG, from the coding sequence ATGACCACGTTGCTGGAAGTCAAAGGGCTGGACGTGTCGTACGGGCACATCGCAGCCGTCAAGGGCATCGACTTTGCGCTCAAGGCCGGCGAGATCACCTCGCTGGTGGGCGCAAACGGTGCGGGCAAATCGACCACGCTGCTGGCGCTTTCGGGCCTGATCCCGAAGTCGCAGGGCAACGTGCGCGGCCAGATCCTGTTCGAAGGCGAAGACGTCACGCAGTGGTCGGCCCACAAGCGTGTGGAGCGCGGCATCGTGCAGGTGGCAGAAGGGCGGGCCACGCTCACCACCATGACCGTGCGCGAAAACCTGGAGCTGGGCGCCTATACAAGAAACGCGCGCAAGGACCGCGGCCAGATCGCCTCCGACCTGGAGCGCGTATTCCACCTGTTCCCGCGCCTGAAGGAGCGCATCGACGGCCTGGCGGGCAACCTCTCGGGCGGCGAGCAGCAGATGCTCGCCATCGGCCGGGCGCTGATGGCTCGCCCGCGCGTGCTGCTGCTGGATGAGCCGTCGATGGGCCTCGCGCCGATCATCGTGCAGGAGATCTTCCGCATCCTGCGCACCATCAATGCCGAGGGTCTGACGATTTTCCTGGTCGAGCAGAACGTGCGCCAGGCGCTGAAAATTGCGCAACACGGCTACGTATTGGAAACCGGCGAGATCGTGTTGGCCGACAGCGGCAAAAACCTGCTGGGCAATCCGCGCGTGCTCGAAGCCTACCTGGGCGGCTGA
- a CDS encoding LysR family transcriptional regulator, whose product MQWDDVRYFLVLAREGSLSAAARRLAVEHTTVARRADALEQSLGVRLFDRLPRGWRLTAEGNALAERAERMEQEAAGFARAAAGAGSLRGTVRISAPPTVASHIIAPNLATLRRQWPGIDLVLLGEKRNANLMAHEADLAVRLSRPTSSALATRPLGDLGYGLYATAEVLARPESEWEFIGYDENLRHVPQQRWLDNYAGERRVVLRCSDLAAMHQAALAGLGVAALPHLLGAPAETGTLLRRLPVDDPALHREIWLVIHPDVRRSPRVRAVADALIALFEAQRHVLAGF is encoded by the coding sequence TTGCAGTGGGATGACGTGCGCTACTTTCTCGTGCTGGCGCGCGAGGGCAGCTTGTCGGCCGCTGCCCGACGTCTGGCGGTGGAACACACCACGGTCGCGCGGCGTGCAGATGCGTTGGAGCAATCGTTGGGCGTGCGCTTGTTCGACCGCCTGCCGCGCGGCTGGCGCCTGACTGCGGAGGGCAACGCGCTGGCTGAACGCGCTGAACGCATGGAGCAAGAAGCCGCTGGCTTTGCACGTGCGGCAGCAGGCGCGGGCAGCTTGCGTGGGACGGTGCGTATCTCTGCGCCACCCACGGTGGCCAGCCACATCATCGCGCCCAACCTGGCGACGCTGCGCCGGCAATGGCCGGGCATCGACCTCGTGCTGCTCGGTGAAAAACGCAACGCCAACCTGATGGCGCACGAGGCCGACCTGGCGGTGCGCCTGTCGCGTCCAACGTCGTCTGCCCTGGCGACACGGCCATTGGGCGACCTCGGCTATGGTCTGTACGCCACCGCAGAAGTGCTCGCACGCCCCGAATCCGAATGGGAATTCATCGGCTACGACGAAAACCTGCGCCACGTGCCGCAACAGCGCTGGCTGGACAACTACGCTGGCGAACGTCGCGTGGTCTTACGTTGCAGCGATCTGGCAGCAATGCATCAGGCAGCGTTGGCCGGACTGGGTGTCGCCGCGCTGCCGCACCTGCTCGGCGCGCCCGCAGAAACGGGTACGCTTTTGCGTCGATTGCCCGTCGACGACCCTGCGTTGCATCGAGAAATCTGGTTGGTGATCCACCCCGACGTTCGACGATCACCGCGCGTGCGGGCTGTGGCCGACGCGTTGATCGCCTTGTTCGAGGCACAGCGACACGTCTTGGCGGGGTTTTGA
- a CDS encoding quinone oxidoreductase family protein — translation MQAKVIQLREPGPALGLRPASLMLPPPAPNALTVRHTAIGVNFVDVYHRAGLYPVPAFPAVLGVEGVGVVEAVGTDVRGFVVGQRVAWAGLMDGAPGGYTSYRNIPAERAIALPDALDDETVAATLVRGITAHMLLTRVRQVSAGDTVLVHAAAGGLGVLLVQWAKRQGAHVIGTVGSEAKAAVAIGHGADHVVLYRQQDVRDAVLQLTGGEGVDYVIDGVGSAMLPASLAVTRPFGMVASIGQAGDVGNAQTNVVDLAALGPARSIALARPGVFRYMADLSNYRTGAQAALQRMLDGVRVPVGGTYALEDAAAAHTALEAGQTSGALLLRP, via the coding sequence ATGCAAGCCAAAGTGATTCAACTCCGTGAACCTGGACCGGCATTGGGTTTGCGGCCCGCCAGCCTGATGTTGCCGCCGCCCGCACCAAACGCGTTGACGGTGCGGCACACCGCCATCGGCGTGAACTTTGTCGATGTGTATCACCGTGCCGGGTTGTATCCGGTGCCGGCATTTCCGGCGGTGCTCGGTGTTGAGGGCGTTGGCGTGGTGGAAGCCGTGGGTACGGATGTACGCGGCTTTGTGGTTGGCCAGCGCGTGGCCTGGGCCGGCCTGATGGATGGCGCGCCCGGCGGCTACACCAGCTACCGCAACATCCCGGCCGAACGCGCGATTGCCTTACCCGATGCGCTGGATGACGAAACCGTGGCCGCCACGTTGGTGCGCGGCATCACCGCACACATGCTGCTGACGCGGGTACGGCAGGTGAGCGCCGGCGATACGGTGCTTGTGCACGCGGCAGCCGGCGGTCTGGGCGTATTGCTGGTGCAGTGGGCCAAGCGCCAGGGTGCGCACGTGATCGGCACGGTTGGCAGCGAAGCCAAAGCCGCCGTCGCCATTGGGCACGGTGCGGACCACGTCGTGCTGTATCGCCAGCAAGATGTGCGCGACGCCGTGCTGCAACTCACTGGTGGAGAAGGCGTCGACTACGTGATCGACGGCGTTGGCAGCGCGATGCTGCCGGCCTCGTTGGCGGTGACGCGGCCGTTCGGGATGGTGGCTAGCATCGGTCAGGCGGGCGATGTCGGCAACGCGCAAACGAACGTCGTCGATCTCGCGGCGCTTGGGCCCGCGCGCTCCATTGCGCTAGCGCGGCCAGGCGTGTTCCGTTACATGGCTGATCTGTCGAACTACCGGACGGGGGCACAGGCAGCATTGCAGCGCATGCTCGATGGCGTGCGCGTGCCGGTGGGCGGTACCTATGCACTCGAAGATGCGGCCGCCGCGCACACCGCGCTGGAGGCCGGGCAGACCTCGGGTGCGTTGCTCCTACGCCCTTGA
- a CDS encoding YciI family protein, with the protein MLYLILFNYTAPLEALDRVLPAHRAHLDAHYASGHFLMSGPFLPREGGGILARAESREEIDAIVARDPFVIENLAQARVIAWGPNRRSADVPQAWLPDAVVATST; encoded by the coding sequence ATGCTGTACCTGATTCTTTTCAACTACACCGCACCGCTCGAAGCACTCGATCGTGTGCTGCCTGCGCACCGCGCGCATCTCGATGCCCACTATGCGAGCGGCCACTTCCTGATGTCCGGGCCGTTTTTGCCGCGTGAAGGCGGCGGGATCCTGGCGCGTGCCGAATCCCGCGAAGAGATCGACGCCATCGTCGCGCGCGATCCTTTTGTGATCGAAAACCTCGCGCAGGCGCGCGTCATTGCCTGGGGCCCGAATCGTCGCAGCGCAGACGTACCGCAGGCGTGGTTGCCAGACGCCGTGGTCGCGACATCGACTTAA